The following are from one region of the Paenibacillus sabinae T27 genome:
- a CDS encoding ABC transporter substrate-binding protein, translated as MKKRWLKGLVAMALMTLTITACGAKEDTAATTGSESGGKAGGGKLTVYSPNAAEINNPIIKEFQDRTGITVDLISGGTGELLKRVQAEAGNPLGDVFWAGGADSLESYKEYFQPYKTKEYDNLLPAYVDKNSYWTPFNALPMVITYNKELVSESELPKSWEDLLDPKWKGNIAFADPSKSGSSYTQLVTMLTAFGKEDGKGWDYVKKLVANMDGKILSGSSLVQRAVPDKEFALGITLEDAALRYIEGGSQIGIIYPAEGTSAVPDGAAIMKGSKNLEQAKQFVDFLVSKDAQEIVQKEFKRRSVRKDVAPVEGLPQTGDIKLVDYNFDWAATNKDEIIKKFTRITTGQE; from the coding sequence ATGAAGAAAAGATGGCTTAAAGGTCTCGTCGCTATGGCACTCATGACACTAACGATCACGGCATGCGGGGCTAAAGAGGACACAGCCGCAACTACCGGCTCTGAAAGCGGAGGAAAGGCCGGGGGCGGGAAATTGACGGTATACTCCCCGAATGCGGCGGAAATCAACAACCCCATTATTAAAGAGTTTCAAGACCGGACAGGAATTACAGTGGACTTGATCTCCGGAGGCACGGGGGAACTGCTGAAAAGAGTGCAGGCAGAAGCGGGAAATCCGCTAGGCGATGTATTCTGGGCGGGTGGCGCAGACTCCCTGGAATCCTATAAAGAATACTTCCAGCCTTATAAGACTAAGGAATATGACAACCTGCTGCCGGCTTACGTAGATAAGAATTCCTACTGGACGCCATTCAACGCGCTCCCGATGGTTATTACTTACAACAAAGAACTGGTGTCTGAAAGTGAGCTGCCAAAATCCTGGGAGGATCTGCTTGATCCGAAGTGGAAAGGCAATATCGCTTTTGCCGATCCGTCCAAATCCGGCTCTTCCTATACCCAGCTGGTGACAATGCTGACGGCTTTCGGCAAAGAAGACGGCAAGGGCTGGGATTACGTGAAGAAGCTGGTGGCGAATATGGATGGCAAAATCCTCTCCGGTTCAAGCCTTGTGCAGCGTGCCGTTCCGGACAAAGAATTCGCGCTCGGCATCACCCTTGAGGATGCGGCTCTTCGTTACATTGAAGGAGGCTCGCAAATCGGCATCATTTATCCGGCAGAAGGAACCTCCGCTGTACCTGACGGCGCAGCCATTATGAAAGGCAGCAAGAATCTCGAGCAGGCCAAGCAGTTCGTCGATTTCCTCGTAAGCAAAGACGCGCAGGAGATCGTGCAAAAGGAATTCAAGCGCCGCTCCGTGCGTAAGGATGTAGCTCCTGTAGAGGGTCTGCCTCAGACAGGCGATATCAAACTGGTCGATTATAACTTCGATTGGGCCGCGACCAATAAAGACGAAATTATTAAAAAGTTCACCCGAATCACGACTGGACAGGAATAA
- a CDS encoding ABC transporter ATP-binding protein, producing the protein MSKVVFDHVTKYFGTAKAVNNAHFTIEEGEFFTLLGPSGCGKTTLLRTIAGFYRQEEGHIYFGDQLINDVPTHERNIGMVFQNYAIFPHMTVFDNVAYGLKARKVPKDEIRTRVLEALDMVELTHLKDRIPSNMSGGQQQRIALARAIVIRPALLLMDEPLSNLDAKLRVKMRTDIRKLQKDLNITTIYVTHDQEEALAVSDRIAVLHNGTVQQIASPEEIYLYPQNRFVANFMGTSNFLDGTCEGGATLSNPANIKLMGLETELPLLKPHSGKVLFSIRPERVKLSPEPSVEHEYKGTIDEVTFLGEKVSYTVKMASGESIEVHDHSVYTRDIYKPKQPVYLDLQLSQSVIYNGSGEEVIYRAIES; encoded by the coding sequence ATGAGCAAGGTTGTTTTCGATCATGTCACAAAATACTTCGGTACGGCAAAGGCTGTTAATAATGCGCATTTTACTATAGAAGAAGGCGAGTTCTTCACCTTGCTCGGCCCCAGCGGATGCGGCAAGACGACGCTGCTTCGGACGATCGCGGGCTTCTACAGACAGGAAGAAGGCCATATTTATTTTGGCGATCAATTGATTAACGATGTACCCACTCACGAACGCAATATCGGCATGGTGTTTCAGAACTATGCGATTTTCCCCCATATGACTGTATTTGATAACGTGGCCTACGGCCTGAAGGCGAGAAAAGTTCCCAAGGACGAGATTCGGACCCGGGTGCTGGAGGCGCTCGACATGGTGGAGCTCACGCATCTTAAAGACCGCATACCGTCCAACATGAGCGGCGGGCAGCAGCAGCGGATTGCCTTGGCCCGCGCGATTGTCATCCGTCCGGCACTGCTGCTAATGGATGAACCTTTGTCGAACCTAGATGCCAAGCTGAGAGTGAAGATGCGCACGGATATCCGCAAGCTGCAAAAAGACTTGAACATCACGACCATTTACGTAACGCATGACCAGGAGGAGGCGCTGGCTGTATCCGACCGGATTGCCGTCCTGCATAATGGTACCGTCCAGCAGATTGCTTCCCCTGAGGAGATTTATCTGTATCCGCAAAACCGTTTTGTCGCAAACTTCATGGGCACCTCGAACTTTCTGGACGGAACCTGTGAAGGAGGCGCTACGCTTAGCAATCCCGCCAATATCAAGCTGATGGGCCTTGAAACCGAACTGCCTCTGCTAAAGCCGCATTCCGGGAAGGTGCTGTTCTCCATCCGGCCCGAACGGGTTAAACTGTCGCCTGAGCCTTCCGTGGAACATGAATATAAAGGCACGATAGACGAGGTTACTTTCCTTGGGGAGAAAGTCAGCTATACGGTAAAAATGGCGTCGGGAGAATCCATTGAGGTTCATGACCATTCGGTGTATACGCGGGATATTTACAAACCGAAGCAGCCTGTTTATCTTGATCTGCAGCTGAGCCAGTCCGTCATTTACAATGGTAGCGGCGAGGAGGTGATCTACCGTGCTATCGAGAGCTGA
- a CDS encoding ABC transporter permease produces the protein MLSRAEPSPGNVIRQRLLLRKWDFWTAVTIVVYLLLCVFVVYPLVTLFINSFISEEGGFTIENYITFISLKYYRMALLNSFMVSALATLGAILIGVPLAYLSTRYAIKFKGLMQIMIVMSLLSPPFIGAYSWILLMGNNGFITRFIRDLGISVPSIYGMHGIVFVFALQFYPHIFLYVSGALKTIDTSLEEASESLGMTSWQRLRTVTLPLIFPTLSAGALMVFMASFADFGTPMLLGQGFKVLPILAYEQFVSEMGGNPAMASTLSIILILFSTSVLFTQRYFVARKNFSMTGMRTPKLIPLKPLAKTLLTILAFIPACISILPQLTVILTSFIKTKGPVFQSGFSLDSYREVLYRVPRSIIHTYSYSILSIIIMVAGGMLISYILVRRKSKLTAALDGILMIPYVMPGTVLGISLIVAFNKPPVVLTGTWIILVIAYVVRKIPYTIRSSTAILHQLDRSVEEASISLGVPPMKTFFKTTGRLMAPGVISGAILSWITTINELSSTLVLYYGATATISVTIYSEVFTSNYGTGAALASILTLSTLISLLIANKLSGGKGLSV, from the coding sequence GTGCTATCGAGAGCTGAGCCTAGTCCGGGCAATGTCATCCGGCAGAGACTTCTGCTTAGAAAATGGGATTTCTGGACCGCAGTCACGATCGTGGTCTACCTGCTGCTCTGCGTCTTCGTGGTTTACCCGCTGGTCACGTTGTTCATCAACAGCTTTATCAGCGAAGAAGGCGGCTTCACGATCGAGAATTATATTACCTTCATTTCATTAAAATACTACCGTATGGCGCTGCTGAACAGCTTTATGGTATCCGCGCTTGCCACACTGGGGGCAATCCTGATCGGAGTACCGCTGGCCTATTTATCCACCCGGTATGCGATTAAATTCAAAGGTCTCATGCAGATTATGATTGTGATGTCTCTGCTGTCGCCTCCGTTCATTGGCGCGTATTCGTGGATCTTGCTGATGGGCAACAACGGTTTTATTACCAGATTTATTCGAGACCTCGGCATTTCGGTTCCGTCGATCTACGGAATGCACGGTATCGTGTTCGTTTTCGCGCTGCAATTTTATCCGCATATCTTCCTGTACGTCTCCGGCGCGCTGAAGACGATCGATACGTCGCTGGAGGAAGCGTCGGAAAGCCTCGGGATGACCTCCTGGCAGCGTCTTCGCACCGTGACCTTGCCCTTGATTTTTCCAACTCTGTCGGCCGGGGCGTTAATGGTATTCATGGCATCCTTCGCGGATTTCGGCACACCGATGCTGCTGGGACAAGGCTTCAAGGTGCTCCCGATTCTCGCCTATGAGCAGTTCGTGAGCGAGATGGGCGGCAACCCGGCGATGGCCAGTACGCTGAGCATCATCCTGATCTTGTTCTCCACGTCGGTCTTGTTCACTCAGCGATATTTCGTCGCACGCAAAAACTTTTCAATGACGGGCATGCGCACACCGAAGCTGATTCCGCTGAAGCCACTCGCGAAGACGCTGCTGACAATTCTTGCTTTTATTCCGGCGTGTATTTCGATCCTGCCGCAGCTTACAGTCATCTTAACGTCATTTATCAAAACGAAGGGTCCTGTCTTCCAGTCAGGGTTTAGCCTCGATAGCTACAGGGAAGTGCTGTACCGGGTTCCCCGTTCGATTATTCACACGTATTCGTATTCCATTCTGTCCATCATCATTATGGTTGCGGGCGGCATGCTGATTTCGTATATCCTGGTGCGGCGCAAATCCAAGCTTACGGCGGCACTCGACGGCATTCTGATGATTCCGTATGTCATGCCTGGGACGGTGCTCGGGATCAGTCTGATTGTCGCTTTTAACAAACCGCCGGTTGTGCTAACGGGAACATGGATCATTCTTGTCATTGCCTATGTCGTGCGCAAAATTCCATACACCATACGCTCCAGCACCGCCATTCTTCATCAGCTTGACCGCAGTGTGGAGGAAGCGTCCATCAGTCTGGGCGTTCCGCCGATGAAGACGTTCTTCAAGACAACTGGAAGGCTGATGGCGCCGGGCGTCATATCCGGAGCGATTCTGAGCTGGATTACAACGATTAACGAGCTTAGCTCGACTCTTGTGTTGTATTATGGAGCAACAGCAACGATTTCCGTTACGATCTATAGCGAGGTATTCACCTCCAATTATGGAACGGGTGCGGCGCTTGCATCGATTCTGACGTTAAGCACGCTGATTTCCTTGCTCATTGCGAATAAGCTGTCCGGCGGAAAAGGGCTATCCGTGTAA
- a CDS encoding extracellular solute-binding protein — translation MTKNSVVWAALLVIITVTVIVYSNYFTEVKRVPEQYDTEKEKLVCWIYTDGWSDLLASYQKAHSGVELEVRVFPSYKELYTELLAALSIQTAPQITELDSSYGLSELVSMNALAPVFGSALLPGEIMPAAAKPFTYGERLWAVPAGVSVPVMFYNKNLMKWTGVDKAIDFSSLEELGSKTKAWKADLTARNSAGWEQALVMDDSKPFILLNLWEQSRQSGLPGNQRLERLLRIWSGLVFDSKAMKPLRSQLAPSDFISGKTLFYMTHSNMIPWLDHYIAGKFEYDMLPAPLAGGNVLLPHISSFGIVAGKKAGSAAENVVNYLASSEAQTKVLEATGYLPVRNQTIEAITRNYALNRKYGVLLGAVGTLESQKPSADAGLRWEQITQILNHLEMEQEADFGAYAAQLLPYMP, via the coding sequence ATGACAAAAAACAGTGTCGTATGGGCGGCTTTATTAGTCATTATTACGGTTACCGTCATTGTATATTCCAACTATTTCACTGAGGTCAAGCGGGTCCCGGAGCAATATGACACGGAAAAAGAGAAGCTGGTCTGCTGGATCTATACGGACGGGTGGTCGGACCTGCTGGCGTCGTATCAGAAAGCCCATTCGGGTGTTGAGCTTGAAGTGAGAGTATTTCCTTCATATAAGGAACTGTATACAGAGCTTCTCGCGGCGCTGTCGATTCAGACCGCTCCGCAGATAACTGAGCTGGACAGCTCCTACGGGCTGTCTGAACTGGTCTCGATGAATGCGTTAGCACCGGTCTTCGGCAGTGCGCTTCTCCCCGGAGAGATTATGCCTGCGGCGGCCAAGCCATTCACTTATGGCGAACGGTTATGGGCGGTTCCGGCGGGAGTCTCCGTTCCGGTGATGTTCTACAATAAGAACCTGATGAAATGGACGGGTGTGGATAAAGCGATCGACTTCTCTTCTCTGGAGGAGCTTGGAAGCAAAACGAAGGCATGGAAAGCCGATCTGACGGCCCGCAATTCGGCGGGCTGGGAGCAAGCGCTGGTCATGGATGATTCGAAGCCGTTTATTCTGCTGAATTTATGGGAGCAATCCCGGCAAAGCGGCCTGCCCGGTAATCAAAGACTGGAACGCCTGCTCCGGATATGGAGCGGACTCGTCTTTGATTCGAAGGCCATGAAGCCGCTTCGCAGCCAGTTGGCGCCGAGTGATTTCATTTCCGGCAAGACGTTATTTTATATGACCCATTCAAATATGATACCTTGGCTGGACCATTACATTGCCGGAAAATTTGAGTATGACATGCTTCCGGCGCCGCTTGCGGGCGGGAATGTGTTACTGCCTCACATCAGCTCATTTGGCATCGTGGCCGGCAAGAAGGCTGGGAGTGCGGCGGAAAATGTGGTGAACTACCTCGCCTCCTCCGAAGCTCAGACCAAGGTGCTTGAGGCAACCGGGTATTTGCCGGTGCGAAATCAGACGATTGAGGCCATCACCCGAAACTATGCCTTAAACAGAAAATATGGCGTGCTTCTTGGCGCGGTCGGCACGCTGGAGAGCCAGAAGCCATCGGCAGACGCGGGTCTGCGCTGGGAACAGATCACGCAAATCCTTAACCATCTGGAGATGGAACAGGAGGCGGATTTCGGTGCATACGCTGCGCAATTACTGCCATACATGCCCTAA
- a CDS encoding protein phosphatase 2C domain-containing protein produces the protein MIEMDWISVQGTGEWNEDAVILNEELKLYGVVDGATSLVPFRGEGNETGGRLASQIVKQYAESVTAAEFRGMEALLRDANLRLGQEMKRCGINPQSKDELWTAGAALVRITDAAVEFIQAGDCMIYAIYEDGAIRSITRDHVAAIDHESKRIWVDGIEEGVRSKDQLWETVKPVIAANKQKMNTAEGYSVLNGMAEAEQFFEYGRINRIRLQSLLLVSDGLFYPEEGETSEEDGVKSMVREVRQTGLSRYAEWLLQLEREDSECIRYPRFKVSDDKTGIYIRLR, from the coding sequence ATGATTGAAATGGATTGGATTTCAGTTCAAGGCACGGGGGAGTGGAATGAGGACGCCGTCATACTGAATGAGGAGCTGAAGCTCTATGGTGTGGTGGACGGCGCCACTTCGCTTGTGCCGTTCCGCGGGGAAGGCAATGAAACCGGCGGTCGGCTAGCTTCTCAAATCGTCAAGCAATATGCCGAAAGTGTAACCGCTGCAGAATTTAGAGGAATGGAAGCCCTTCTTCGGGATGCCAACCTCCGGCTGGGCCAGGAAATGAAACGATGCGGGATTAATCCGCAGTCGAAGGATGAATTATGGACAGCGGGCGCAGCCCTTGTTCGCATAACCGATGCCGCCGTCGAGTTCATACAGGCCGGTGATTGCATGATCTATGCGATTTATGAGGATGGGGCGATCCGGTCGATAACCCGGGATCATGTGGCTGCGATTGATCATGAGTCGAAGCGGATATGGGTCGATGGCATTGAGGAGGGAGTGCGCTCCAAAGATCAATTATGGGAGACGGTCAAGCCCGTAATTGCGGCTAACAAGCAGAAAATGAACACGGCCGAAGGGTATTCTGTCCTTAACGGAATGGCTGAAGCGGAGCAGTTCTTCGAATATGGAAGAATCAACCGGATCCGGCTGCAGAGCCTGCTGCTCGTATCGGACGGCCTGTTCTATCCGGAGGAGGGTGAAACCTCTGAAGAGGATGGGGTTAAATCAATGGTCCGCGAGGTCAGGCAGACAGGCCTTAGCCGTTATGCCGAGTGGCTGCTGCAATTGGAACGGGAAGACTCCGAATGCATTCGCTATCCCCGGTTTAAAGTATCGGATGACAAGACTGGGATTTATATCCGATTGAGATAA
- a CDS encoding putative ABC transporter permease: MISGLFSWGREAAHSLPGEYFFYFIVYSILGWLIEGLYNRYSNGTFRKEGLMKGPYKPMYGFTPLLLLALGGTTMPLPLFLAAAFIVPSAVEYATGALLKLLFRRRWWDYTGQEFQLGGHICLLFSLYWWGLAVVCLVAVHPLMIHLYSLTVDVWSVLLPLVSLGFAADLALTFLIRRREAGVMEFGNEAGDVL; encoded by the coding sequence ATGATATCGGGATTGTTTTCTTGGGGCCGGGAGGCGGCGCATAGTCTGCCCGGGGAATACTTTTTTTATTTTATTGTCTATTCGATATTGGGCTGGCTTATCGAGGGATTGTATAACCGGTACAGCAACGGGACATTCCGCAAGGAGGGCCTGATGAAAGGGCCGTATAAACCGATGTACGGCTTCACTCCTCTGCTTCTGCTGGCCTTGGGCGGCACGACCATGCCGCTGCCGCTGTTTCTGGCCGCGGCATTTATCGTACCGTCGGCTGTGGAATATGCCACCGGGGCTTTGCTGAAGCTTCTGTTCCGCCGCCGGTGGTGGGATTACACGGGCCAGGAGTTTCAACTCGGCGGACATATCTGTCTGCTGTTTTCACTGTACTGGTGGGGATTAGCCGTTGTATGCCTCGTTGCCGTTCATCCGCTGATGATTCATCTGTACTCGCTGACGGTGGATGTCTGGAGCGTGCTCCTTCCCTTGGTATCTCTCGGCTTTGCCGCCGATCTTGCCCTGACTTTCCTCATTCGCCGCAGGGAAGCGGGGGTGATGGAGTTTGGCAATGAGGCCGGCGATGTATTGTAA